Proteins from a genomic interval of Helicoverpa zea isolate HzStark_Cry1AcR chromosome 31, ilHelZeax1.1, whole genome shotgun sequence:
- the LOC124644848 gene encoding uncharacterized protein LOC124644848 isoform X2, whose product MHKFSSIRNIMDASASTKTDADKNAVYDFYLKIDGHNYPTQLKQKNTVTKYTKLPEFEFDSKVKVKRLPVKTSNRSVEADFKDKQLSHRTTSRLSGSPKCPKEIKTSAKTNSANIKKEVTVPPHNPRGKNPTSIISENNKIKNVKDKEKEPLRTSRSLNPPSKISISKNLVVPSESEKELSKIKHILYDNLKSKSATYKKPTEKPKHNKLPHVQNKPKVPLIKEIQNKGRPLTVIHVPIEDNYRKNVHTLTDPLVEPTVTTVDCASYTDNSIHYKDAEVATDPLPTSVSRITEMDGLAINAISMCESTMQTDLRKEMFDSLEIPNVTLTKDKCEPKEDPSNFNTTSLPNLNVPHLKIVPSNADVTSSDLSFCQGASYIIRRATVTYTTRQKFNIQLVGNDDDVRPTTPLPSPLNYPMSVVSVFKNELKDKNAEENESSDDSHKKKTTAREEYLNCLNDLKSLNCSYVFNKLMKPSDIISTIRVNNGLLQSDYICEQFQRELNFIDSFFESLQYLESCSLAGKCYSENKVENFVNNSVLFDSTFDAKNSEYDNFLSKIENGANIDDSETIASKSLCLLNLLIRDEQRRARNLLFVLKMREDALKDFTKSQILWLEKKKKHDNTDISTLKKKQRGALLKLQHECGEMQRMRKALLTLSEKRKVALMKTKKNIELKLKNNVDVEQIILGKKKLKRSTFDRNAAPLKCFDLSSSGCEESTTSRGNSEPVINPVACEEVAAPMGSGTSVTSAEKCVQTSSDVTTPELVDHATDTADENFVVVDGGYLNILFHNLTLPQIFSNGKQYEVNEEALKNIVSSSNHHNANLSGSDVVEKLMDQIKNKDSDKSSSSPSTARSLIDEFDQYYKDLQEVDKSRPCSPDPDIHQSSKVYEIKDSSVQSVEIRSEQLEERCSQTMSKSTLKAESSSLIEEKVKEIEEACVCESAVPADSDFTLDKESATSQTLTGPLPVPVGAAAVVDSAPPDAPTWLTSKSSASSASELNSVSSQPVGNGSSISSLTAPVHVEAEELRRQQLEIEREIKALEQQQCRLLVVREIPDKPPPPYTPPTTETRAPKPPRMFTPDERIHDKVEKHITDPDGTYCDETDAFDVLVQDYCRESLERHKQDQSDKPWDACNLLPQKPQVQMKDLVRKTTTELKEVLTGVTPAAVSGVSSRRSDHIDDILFAEWRRCEPEWTALHTDEAIVKNQIFESIFQKILTDTIDEYKKTVQCEVLTPD is encoded by the exons ATGCACAAATTTTCTAGTATTCGAAATATAATGGATGCATCGGCATCAACAAAAACTGATGCCGATAAAAATGCTGTGTACGATTTCTATTTGAAAATAGATGGGCACAATTATCCCAcgcaattaaaacaaaagaatactgTAACAAAATATACCAAGCTTCCAGAATTCGAGTTTGACTCTAAAG TGAAAGTAAAAAGATTGCCTGTGAAAACTTCAAACAGATCGGTGGAAGCAGATTTTAAGGATAAACAGCTTTCTCATAGAACCACATCAAGATTATCAGGTTCTCCAAAAT GTCCCAAGGAGATAAAAACTAGTGCCAAAACAAACAGTGCAAATATTAAGAAAGAAGTGACTGTGCCTCCACATAATCCTCGAGGCAAAAATCCTACATCTATTAtatcagaaaataataaaataaaaaatgtgaaagatAAGGAAAAAG AACCATTGCGGACCTCAAGAAGTTTGAATCCCCCATCAAAAATTAGCATAAGCAAAAATTTAGTAGTACCAAGTGAAAGTGAGAAAGAGTTATCAAAAATTAAACACATCTTATATGATAATCTAAAAAGTAAATCAGCTACGTACAAAAAGCCTACGGAAAAGCCTAAACATAACAAACTACCACATGTGCAGAACAAACCTAAGGTACCATTAATAAAAGAAATTCAAAACAAAGGTCGACCCCTTACAGTGATACATGTTCCAATCGAAGATAATTATCGAAAGAACGTACACACTTTGACTGATCCTCTTGTGGAGCCTACTGTAACCACTGTAGACTGTGCGAGTTACACGGATAATTCCATCCACTACAAAGATGCAGAAGTGGCCACTGACCCACTGCCGACATCGGTAAGCCGAATTACAGAAATGGATGGTTTGGCAATCAATGCCATCTCAATGTGCGAAAGCACTATGCAAACTGATCTGAGAAAGGAAATGTTCGATAGCCTCGAAATACCAAATGTAACATTAACAAAGGATAAGTGCGAACCCAAAGAGGATCCTAGTAACTTTAACACTACGTCATTGCCAAATCTCAATGTGCCGCATTTAAAAATAGTCCCTAGTAACGCAGACGTTACTTCTAgtgatttaagtttttgtcaAGGTGCCTCTTATATAATTAGACGTGCTACGGTAACGTACACTACTAGACAAAAGTTTAATATCCAATTAGTTGGTAATGATGATGACGTTAGACCTACTACTCCGTTGCCTAGTCCATTAAATTACCCTATGAGTGTTGTGTCTGTGTTCAAGAATGAATTGAAAGATAAGAACGCTGAAGAAAACGAATCGTCAGACGATTCGCACAAAAAAAAGACCACTGCTAGAGAGGAATACCTAAACTGTTTGAACGATTTGAAGTCTCTTAATTGTTCTTACGTCTTTAATAAATTGATGAAACCATCTGATATAATTAGCACAATAAGAGTTAACAACGGCTTATTGCAGAGCGATTATATTTGCGAACAGTTCCAGAGGGAGCTAAACTTCATAGATTCGTTTTTTGAATCGCTACAATATTTGGAAAGTTGTTCGCTGGCCGGTAAATGTTACTCAGAAAACAAAGTAGAGAATTTTGTCAACAACTCTGTGCTGTTTGACTCAACCTTCGACGCGAAGAATTCGGAATACGACAATTTCTTGTCGAAGATTGAAAATGGCGCGAATATTGACGACAGCGAAACAATAGCATCCAAGAGTCTTTGTCTG cTTAATTTACTCATTCGCGATGAGCAAAGACGAGCAAGAAaccttttatttgtattgaagaTGCGAGAGGATGCCTTGAAAGATTTTACTAAGTCTCAAATTCTTTGGTtggagaagaagaagaagcacgATAACACGGACATATCGACGCTGAAGAAGAAACAGCGCGGTGCACTGCTCAAGCTGCAGCACGAGTGCGGGGAGATGCAGCGCATGAGGAAGGCTCTGCTCACGCTCTCCGAGAAGCGCAAAGTGGCACTTATGAAAACCAAGAAGAATATtgaactcaaactcaaaaacaacGTTGATGTAGAACAGATCATACTTGGCAAGAAAAAGTTAAAGAGGAGCACATTTGACAGGAACGCTGCACCTCTCAAATGCTTTGATTTATCGAGTAGTGGATGCGAAGAGAGCACTACTTCAAGGGGGAATTCGGAACCGGTAATCAATCCCGTCGCTTGTGAAGAGGTGGCCGCGCCCATGGGGAGCGGCACCAGCGTCACAAGTGCTGAGAAGTGCGTGCAGACCTCGAGTGACGTCACCACGCCTGAGCTCGTTGACCACGCCACCGACACTGCCGACGAAAACTTCGTAGTCGTCGACGGCGGATACCTCAACATACTATTTCATAACTTGACATTACCACAGATTTTCAGCAACGGCAAACAGTATGAGGTGAACGAGGAGGCATTGAAAAACATCGTCAGTTCATCCAATCATCACAACGCTAACCTGAGTGGTAGTGACGTCGTCGAGAAACTCATGgatcagataaaaaataaagactCGGACAAATCTTCTAGTTCTCCATCGACCGCTCGGAGTCTTATTGATGAATTTGATCAATACTATAAAGACCTGCAGGAAGTAGATAAATCGCGCCCCTGCTCGCCAGACCCTGACATTCATCAGTCGAGCAAGGTTTATGAAATCAAAGACTCGAGTGTACAGTCAGTGGAAATTAGGTCAGAGCAGTTGGAGGAGCGATGCAGTCAGACCATGTCGAAATCGACGTTAAAGGCCGAAAGTTCTAGTCTCATAGAGGAGAAGGTAAAAGAAATAGAAGAGGCATGTGTTTGCGAGTCAGCGGTTCCAGCGGATAGTGATTTTACGTTGGATAAGGAGTCGGCAACTAGTCAAACCCTGACGGGACCACTGCCGGTGCCCGTCGGGGCTGCCGCCGTCGTGGACAGCGCACCGCCAGATGCTCCTACTTGGTTAACTTCAAAATCTTCAGCATCCTCTGCTTCAG aattaaaCAGCGTGAGTAGTCAGCCAGTTGGGAACGGGTCGTCCATATCTTCGCTCACGGCGCCCGTCCACGTTGAAGCAGAGGAATTGCGCAGGCAGCAGCTTGAGATAGAAAGAGAA ATAAAAGCTTTAGAACAACAGCAATGTCGGCTGCTAGTTGTGCGAGAGATTCCTGACAAGCCCCCACCGCCATACACTCCGCCTACGACAGAAACGCGAGCTCCGAAACCTCCGCGCATGTTCACTCCCGATGAACGCATACACGATAAAGTTGAGAAACACATAACAGACCCTGATGGAACATACTGTGATGAAACCGATGCCTTCGATGTGCTGGTACAAGATTACTGTCGCGAGTCACTCGAGAGGCATAAACAAGATCAGAGCGATAAGCCTTGGGATGCGTGCAACTTATTGCCACAGAAACCTCAGGTGCAAATGAAGGATCTAGTGCGTAAAACCACTACGGAACTCAAGGAGGTTTTAACTGGTGTTACGCCCGCAGCTGTGTCTG GAGTGTCAAGCCGGCGATCGGACCACATCGACGACATACTATTCGCAGAGTGGCGTCGCTGCGAGCCCGAGTGGACTGCGCTGCACACCGATGAGGCTATAGTTAAGAATCAGATATTCGAGAGCATCTTCCAGAAAATTCTCACCGACACCATAGACGAATACAAAAAAACTGTGCAGTGCGAAGTACTCACTCCAGACTAA
- the LOC124644848 gene encoding uncharacterized protein LOC124644848 isoform X1 — protein sequence MHKFSSIRNIMDASASTKTDADKNAVYDFYLKIDGHNYPTQLKQKNTVTKYTKLPEFEFDSKVSWPPHSYTLHPRLRRIIALDDDELMRTNRSLMHNPTTPSPIMASANFTKRKIVTISEDDENDLHPKFLKVKRLPVKTSNRSVEADFKDKQLSHRTTSRLSGSPKCPKEIKTSAKTNSANIKKEVTVPPHNPRGKNPTSIISENNKIKNVKDKEKEPLRTSRSLNPPSKISISKNLVVPSESEKELSKIKHILYDNLKSKSATYKKPTEKPKHNKLPHVQNKPKVPLIKEIQNKGRPLTVIHVPIEDNYRKNVHTLTDPLVEPTVTTVDCASYTDNSIHYKDAEVATDPLPTSVSRITEMDGLAINAISMCESTMQTDLRKEMFDSLEIPNVTLTKDKCEPKEDPSNFNTTSLPNLNVPHLKIVPSNADVTSSDLSFCQGASYIIRRATVTYTTRQKFNIQLVGNDDDVRPTTPLPSPLNYPMSVVSVFKNELKDKNAEENESSDDSHKKKTTAREEYLNCLNDLKSLNCSYVFNKLMKPSDIISTIRVNNGLLQSDYICEQFQRELNFIDSFFESLQYLESCSLAGKCYSENKVENFVNNSVLFDSTFDAKNSEYDNFLSKIENGANIDDSETIASKSLCLLNLLIRDEQRRARNLLFVLKMREDALKDFTKSQILWLEKKKKHDNTDISTLKKKQRGALLKLQHECGEMQRMRKALLTLSEKRKVALMKTKKNIELKLKNNVDVEQIILGKKKLKRSTFDRNAAPLKCFDLSSSGCEESTTSRGNSEPVINPVACEEVAAPMGSGTSVTSAEKCVQTSSDVTTPELVDHATDTADENFVVVDGGYLNILFHNLTLPQIFSNGKQYEVNEEALKNIVSSSNHHNANLSGSDVVEKLMDQIKNKDSDKSSSSPSTARSLIDEFDQYYKDLQEVDKSRPCSPDPDIHQSSKVYEIKDSSVQSVEIRSEQLEERCSQTMSKSTLKAESSSLIEEKVKEIEEACVCESAVPADSDFTLDKESATSQTLTGPLPVPVGAAAVVDSAPPDAPTWLTSKSSASSASELNSVSSQPVGNGSSISSLTAPVHVEAEELRRQQLEIEREIKALEQQQCRLLVVREIPDKPPPPYTPPTTETRAPKPPRMFTPDERIHDKVEKHITDPDGTYCDETDAFDVLVQDYCRESLERHKQDQSDKPWDACNLLPQKPQVQMKDLVRKTTTELKEVLTGVTPAAVSGVSSRRSDHIDDILFAEWRRCEPEWTALHTDEAIVKNQIFESIFQKILTDTIDEYKKTVQCEVLTPD from the exons ATGCACAAATTTTCTAGTATTCGAAATATAATGGATGCATCGGCATCAACAAAAACTGATGCCGATAAAAATGCTGTGTACGATTTCTATTTGAAAATAGATGGGCACAATTATCCCAcgcaattaaaacaaaagaatactgTAACAAAATATACCAAGCTTCCAGAATTCGAGTTTGACTCTAAAG TGTCATGGCCACCACACAGTTACACATTGCATCCGCGGCTGCGACGCATAATAGCtcttgatgatgatgagttaatGAGAACAAATAGGTCTTTGATGCACAACCCTACCACACCATCTCCGATAATGGCGTCAGCAAATTTTACCAAAAGGAAAATCGTCACAATATCAGAAGATGATGAAAATGATCTGCATCCAAAATTTT TGAAAGTAAAAAGATTGCCTGTGAAAACTTCAAACAGATCGGTGGAAGCAGATTTTAAGGATAAACAGCTTTCTCATAGAACCACATCAAGATTATCAGGTTCTCCAAAAT GTCCCAAGGAGATAAAAACTAGTGCCAAAACAAACAGTGCAAATATTAAGAAAGAAGTGACTGTGCCTCCACATAATCCTCGAGGCAAAAATCCTACATCTATTAtatcagaaaataataaaataaaaaatgtgaaagatAAGGAAAAAG AACCATTGCGGACCTCAAGAAGTTTGAATCCCCCATCAAAAATTAGCATAAGCAAAAATTTAGTAGTACCAAGTGAAAGTGAGAAAGAGTTATCAAAAATTAAACACATCTTATATGATAATCTAAAAAGTAAATCAGCTACGTACAAAAAGCCTACGGAAAAGCCTAAACATAACAAACTACCACATGTGCAGAACAAACCTAAGGTACCATTAATAAAAGAAATTCAAAACAAAGGTCGACCCCTTACAGTGATACATGTTCCAATCGAAGATAATTATCGAAAGAACGTACACACTTTGACTGATCCTCTTGTGGAGCCTACTGTAACCACTGTAGACTGTGCGAGTTACACGGATAATTCCATCCACTACAAAGATGCAGAAGTGGCCACTGACCCACTGCCGACATCGGTAAGCCGAATTACAGAAATGGATGGTTTGGCAATCAATGCCATCTCAATGTGCGAAAGCACTATGCAAACTGATCTGAGAAAGGAAATGTTCGATAGCCTCGAAATACCAAATGTAACATTAACAAAGGATAAGTGCGAACCCAAAGAGGATCCTAGTAACTTTAACACTACGTCATTGCCAAATCTCAATGTGCCGCATTTAAAAATAGTCCCTAGTAACGCAGACGTTACTTCTAgtgatttaagtttttgtcaAGGTGCCTCTTATATAATTAGACGTGCTACGGTAACGTACACTACTAGACAAAAGTTTAATATCCAATTAGTTGGTAATGATGATGACGTTAGACCTACTACTCCGTTGCCTAGTCCATTAAATTACCCTATGAGTGTTGTGTCTGTGTTCAAGAATGAATTGAAAGATAAGAACGCTGAAGAAAACGAATCGTCAGACGATTCGCACAAAAAAAAGACCACTGCTAGAGAGGAATACCTAAACTGTTTGAACGATTTGAAGTCTCTTAATTGTTCTTACGTCTTTAATAAATTGATGAAACCATCTGATATAATTAGCACAATAAGAGTTAACAACGGCTTATTGCAGAGCGATTATATTTGCGAACAGTTCCAGAGGGAGCTAAACTTCATAGATTCGTTTTTTGAATCGCTACAATATTTGGAAAGTTGTTCGCTGGCCGGTAAATGTTACTCAGAAAACAAAGTAGAGAATTTTGTCAACAACTCTGTGCTGTTTGACTCAACCTTCGACGCGAAGAATTCGGAATACGACAATTTCTTGTCGAAGATTGAAAATGGCGCGAATATTGACGACAGCGAAACAATAGCATCCAAGAGTCTTTGTCTG cTTAATTTACTCATTCGCGATGAGCAAAGACGAGCAAGAAaccttttatttgtattgaagaTGCGAGAGGATGCCTTGAAAGATTTTACTAAGTCTCAAATTCTTTGGTtggagaagaagaagaagcacgATAACACGGACATATCGACGCTGAAGAAGAAACAGCGCGGTGCACTGCTCAAGCTGCAGCACGAGTGCGGGGAGATGCAGCGCATGAGGAAGGCTCTGCTCACGCTCTCCGAGAAGCGCAAAGTGGCACTTATGAAAACCAAGAAGAATATtgaactcaaactcaaaaacaacGTTGATGTAGAACAGATCATACTTGGCAAGAAAAAGTTAAAGAGGAGCACATTTGACAGGAACGCTGCACCTCTCAAATGCTTTGATTTATCGAGTAGTGGATGCGAAGAGAGCACTACTTCAAGGGGGAATTCGGAACCGGTAATCAATCCCGTCGCTTGTGAAGAGGTGGCCGCGCCCATGGGGAGCGGCACCAGCGTCACAAGTGCTGAGAAGTGCGTGCAGACCTCGAGTGACGTCACCACGCCTGAGCTCGTTGACCACGCCACCGACACTGCCGACGAAAACTTCGTAGTCGTCGACGGCGGATACCTCAACATACTATTTCATAACTTGACATTACCACAGATTTTCAGCAACGGCAAACAGTATGAGGTGAACGAGGAGGCATTGAAAAACATCGTCAGTTCATCCAATCATCACAACGCTAACCTGAGTGGTAGTGACGTCGTCGAGAAACTCATGgatcagataaaaaataaagactCGGACAAATCTTCTAGTTCTCCATCGACCGCTCGGAGTCTTATTGATGAATTTGATCAATACTATAAAGACCTGCAGGAAGTAGATAAATCGCGCCCCTGCTCGCCAGACCCTGACATTCATCAGTCGAGCAAGGTTTATGAAATCAAAGACTCGAGTGTACAGTCAGTGGAAATTAGGTCAGAGCAGTTGGAGGAGCGATGCAGTCAGACCATGTCGAAATCGACGTTAAAGGCCGAAAGTTCTAGTCTCATAGAGGAGAAGGTAAAAGAAATAGAAGAGGCATGTGTTTGCGAGTCAGCGGTTCCAGCGGATAGTGATTTTACGTTGGATAAGGAGTCGGCAACTAGTCAAACCCTGACGGGACCACTGCCGGTGCCCGTCGGGGCTGCCGCCGTCGTGGACAGCGCACCGCCAGATGCTCCTACTTGGTTAACTTCAAAATCTTCAGCATCCTCTGCTTCAG aattaaaCAGCGTGAGTAGTCAGCCAGTTGGGAACGGGTCGTCCATATCTTCGCTCACGGCGCCCGTCCACGTTGAAGCAGAGGAATTGCGCAGGCAGCAGCTTGAGATAGAAAGAGAA ATAAAAGCTTTAGAACAACAGCAATGTCGGCTGCTAGTTGTGCGAGAGATTCCTGACAAGCCCCCACCGCCATACACTCCGCCTACGACAGAAACGCGAGCTCCGAAACCTCCGCGCATGTTCACTCCCGATGAACGCATACACGATAAAGTTGAGAAACACATAACAGACCCTGATGGAACATACTGTGATGAAACCGATGCCTTCGATGTGCTGGTACAAGATTACTGTCGCGAGTCACTCGAGAGGCATAAACAAGATCAGAGCGATAAGCCTTGGGATGCGTGCAACTTATTGCCACAGAAACCTCAGGTGCAAATGAAGGATCTAGTGCGTAAAACCACTACGGAACTCAAGGAGGTTTTAACTGGTGTTACGCCCGCAGCTGTGTCTG GAGTGTCAAGCCGGCGATCGGACCACATCGACGACATACTATTCGCAGAGTGGCGTCGCTGCGAGCCCGAGTGGACTGCGCTGCACACCGATGAGGCTATAGTTAAGAATCAGATATTCGAGAGCATCTTCCAGAAAATTCTCACCGACACCATAGACGAATACAAAAAAACTGTGCAGTGCGAAGTACTCACTCCAGACTAA